In one Streptomyces sp. R33 genomic region, the following are encoded:
- a CDS encoding nuclear transport factor 2 family protein, which translates to MTATIATEAFPRPPQGREFGLLYAEVQQFYSRQMQLFDSFEAEPWARTFTEDAVFDVPTLPAPVVGRAALASNVRRNAELHATSGERFRHWLGMLDVQPQPDGSLHTRSYALVYLTPRGGESKVHRVCVMEDVLVHAAGTWQVSHRLVTRDDL; encoded by the coding sequence ATGACCGCGACGATCGCCACCGAGGCGTTCCCCCGCCCGCCCCAGGGGCGGGAGTTCGGCCTGCTGTACGCGGAGGTCCAGCAGTTCTACTCCCGCCAGATGCAGCTCTTCGACTCCTTCGAGGCCGAGCCGTGGGCGCGTACGTTCACCGAGGACGCCGTGTTCGACGTGCCGACGCTGCCGGCGCCGGTGGTCGGCCGCGCGGCCCTCGCCTCGAACGTCCGGCGCAACGCGGAACTCCATGCGACCAGCGGTGAGCGGTTCCGGCACTGGCTCGGCATGCTCGACGTGCAGCCGCAGCCGGACGGCTCGCTGCACACCCGCAGCTATGCCCTGGTGTACCTGACCCCGCGCGGCGGTGAGTCGAAGGTGCACCGGGTGTGCGTGATGGAGGACGTGCTGGTCCACGCGGCCGGCACCTGGCAGGTCTCCCACCGCCTGGTCACCCGCGACGACCTCTAG
- a CDS encoding FAD-dependent monooxygenase — protein MGEELDTDVCVIGAGPAGLALTLMLLRSGIRVTLVERSTGFRRDFHGELLQPGGQRVLDELGILAGAAARGAASLRGVQVLERDQVLLDIDYGRLPAPYDHLLALPQPHVLQELLAACRRLPGFTPLEGHRIAALLEKRPGSPCEGAVVHGPDRTRVTVRAAVVVGADGRFSKTRALAGIDAGRTSFAHDVVRFSLHAPRRATGRVRVHRGPDSAVLVHDTHPDRISVVWALPQGGARAAGRGIGDIRRELAGILPQFAGLLHARLGSMADLTVLEVSASHAREWVRDGLVLLGDSAHTHGPLAAQGIDLALQDAAALHPVLVAALHAGEPTAQRLAAYQERQAPAASAVHRMQVVQSRAVFGGGPPAAALLRARAAGIVTRTPFGARITRRFAHGHDPAGVRTDLFTVLPDRQHGTLTTPPRGRRG, from the coding sequence GTGGGTGAAGAGCTCGACACCGACGTCTGCGTCATAGGCGCCGGCCCCGCCGGGCTCGCGCTGACGCTCATGCTGCTGCGTTCCGGCATCCGCGTGACACTCGTCGAGCGCTCCACCGGGTTCCGCCGCGACTTCCACGGCGAGCTCCTGCAGCCGGGCGGCCAGCGCGTCCTGGACGAGCTCGGCATCCTCGCCGGGGCTGCGGCCCGCGGGGCGGCGAGCCTGCGCGGTGTCCAGGTCCTCGAGCGCGATCAGGTGCTGCTCGACATCGACTACGGGCGCCTGCCCGCCCCGTACGACCACCTGCTCGCCCTCCCACAGCCGCACGTGCTGCAGGAACTCCTGGCCGCCTGCCGCAGGCTGCCCGGCTTCACCCCTCTCGAGGGGCACCGGATCGCCGCGCTCCTGGAGAAGCGGCCCGGCAGCCCCTGCGAGGGAGCCGTGGTGCACGGCCCCGACCGGACGCGGGTCACCGTGCGGGCGGCCGTGGTCGTCGGCGCCGACGGCCGGTTCTCCAAGACCCGTGCCCTCGCGGGCATCGACGCGGGGCGCACGTCGTTCGCCCACGACGTGGTGCGGTTCTCGCTGCACGCACCCCGCCGGGCCACCGGGCGCGTACGGGTGCACCGCGGGCCGGACAGCGCCGTCCTGGTCCACGACACCCACCCCGACCGGATCAGCGTGGTCTGGGCCCTGCCGCAGGGCGGGGCCCGCGCCGCCGGGCGCGGCATCGGGGACATCCGGCGGGAGCTGGCCGGGATCCTGCCGCAGTTCGCCGGCCTGCTGCACGCCCGGCTCGGCTCCATGGCCGACCTGACCGTGCTCGAGGTGTCCGCCTCGCACGCCCGGGAGTGGGTGCGCGACGGGCTCGTCCTCCTCGGCGACAGCGCGCACACGCACGGGCCGCTCGCCGCCCAGGGCATCGACCTGGCCCTGCAGGACGCCGCCGCGCTGCACCCCGTACTCGTGGCCGCGCTGCACGCGGGGGAGCCCACCGCGCAGCGGCTCGCGGCCTATCAGGAGCGGCAGGCCCCGGCGGCCTCGGCCGTGCACCGGATGCAGGTCGTGCAGAGCCGGGCGGTGTTCGGCGGGGGGCCGCCGGCCGCAGCGCTGCTGCGGGCCCGCGCGGCGGGGATCGTCACCCGCACCCCGTTCGGCGCGAGGATCACGCGGCGGTTCGCCCACGGCCACGACCCGGCCGGGGTCCGCACCGACCTGTTCACCGTCCTGCCCGATCGGCAGCACGGGACGTTGACGACACCCCCTAGAGGTCGTCGCGGGTGA